One genomic window of Bradyrhizobium sp. B124 includes the following:
- a CDS encoding Crp/Fnr family transcriptional regulator: MTDHVPACLETLDSTEQAALKQSAGTPQVLRQLGKMLPNTRSFVQNEILGRVSPQAFAAIEEFLEPIALKERMVLLEPKRHLGHVYFIDSGLVSLRIVAAGGVLETAVLGHRAAAGASLLVGGHLSTHQYVVLFAGAARRIRVEDLRRVTNEHLEVREYLSRYNQALALHCAQTGLCGVRHGSEKRIASWLCLASDAVGDHVLPVTHEYLSSVLGLRRPGVTETLIRFEAQKLIRKRRGVLEIDERKNLEQRACGCYKLISDAYAGSETGSTTGD; this comes from the coding sequence ATGACCGACCACGTGCCCGCGTGCTTGGAGACGCTTGACAGCACGGAACAGGCAGCTCTGAAGCAGAGCGCCGGCACACCGCAAGTCCTTCGTCAGCTTGGCAAGATGCTTCCTAATACGCGGTCTTTCGTCCAAAATGAGATCCTGGGGAGAGTTTCTCCTCAAGCTTTCGCAGCCATTGAGGAGTTCCTTGAGCCGATCGCCCTGAAAGAGCGCATGGTGCTGCTAGAGCCGAAGAGGCACCTTGGCCATGTCTATTTCATCGATTCTGGCCTCGTCTCGCTCAGGATTGTCGCGGCGGGAGGCGTCCTTGAAACGGCGGTACTGGGACATCGGGCCGCGGCCGGCGCTTCGCTCCTGGTCGGAGGGCATCTCTCGACACACCAATACGTGGTGCTCTTTGCCGGAGCTGCGCGCAGAATCCGCGTCGAGGATTTGCGTCGGGTGACGAATGAGCACCTTGAAGTCCGAGAATATCTTTCTCGGTATAATCAAGCGCTCGCCTTGCATTGCGCTCAGACAGGACTATGCGGGGTTCGGCACGGTAGCGAAAAACGGATCGCGAGCTGGCTGTGCCTGGCGAGTGACGCTGTTGGTGATCATGTGCTTCCCGTTACCCACGAATACCTTTCGTCCGTCTTGGGATTGCGCCGGCCTGGGGTGACGGAGACCCTGATCCGCTTCGAAGCACAAAAATTGATTCGCAAGAGGCGCGGCGTCTTGGAGATTGATGAACGCAAGAACCTCGAGCAAAGGGCATGTGGCTGTTACAAGCTGATCTCAGATGCTTATGCCGGTTCGGAAACCGGAAGCACAACGGGCGACTAG
- a CDS encoding TrlF family AAA-like ATPase: MYARGSEWREWDLHIHSPASFHWNGEQFGIITERNEQLVDEMISGLNDAAPVAFGLMDYWTFDGWFALKARLAQANAPALTKTVFPGIELRLAAPMEGRLNAHVLFSNEISDQHLRDFLSRLKLELIDQPLSRDALIEYARYAGADKLAKHGIEKSKIASDDGAAFVAGCKIAEVNVDSYKKAIRLVPGGRAVGFMPFSTNDGLNSVDWTEHYAYALALFESSPIFETRNPDLWAAFCGVETTNNKKWLGNFQAALKGIPRLAVSGSDAHCYRGNGTNDKRGYGEFPSGKRTWIKADPTWRGLLQALKEPAKRSFLGERPPKLERINRHKTFYIDRIRVNKVPDSELADIWLDGTEIPLNFDLIAIIGNKGSGKSALADIMALLGNSQQSAHFSFLKRDRFRGKAGEPARQFVGELSWLAGDPCEMSLADDPSVERVELVRYIPQGRFEALCNDHVSGKTDEFEKELRDVIFSHVPTDVRLDALSFDQLIDKQENVFRARASELRKSLRSVNEEIVDIEDQLHPNMQKNVEEQIRLKLKQIEEHAAIKPTVVEQPAAELDADQQQASARLAEIGVALQQLKDESRKAADDRQVNGRRQRSIRSIGERIDLFQKQFDNFVSEIADDLATAGLKVDELITLAVRRNVLILQQRALATSDEEIGRKIASGVAAEAALVGEQKQLSETLNEPQQKYQKYTQALTEWQTALEDIEGSETEPETLKGLQRRLAQIKELPTVLTQKRASRLDITAQIFAVLEEQRAAREKLFAPLQHLIQTNSLVRYEYKLQFQAKLLGSPDAIATNLFGAIKQNIGELRGEDESFAAVRSRFEKYGFEIADDATGFAEEMAFLLAESADKAASKVPGIRVLMRKDKNPVEVYNYLFGLQYLEPKYTLLFQDTQIEQLSPGQRGALLLIFYLLVDKGRNPIVLDQPEENLDNETVVSLLVPVLNEAKKSRQIIMVTHNPNLAVVCDAEQIIHATFDRKSGARICYRSGSIEDGLMNRAVVDVLEGTKIAFDNRGQKYH; this comes from the coding sequence ATGTACGCGCGGGGGTCTGAATGGCGGGAGTGGGATTTGCACATCCACTCGCCGGCGTCTTTTCACTGGAATGGCGAGCAGTTCGGAATCATCACAGAGCGAAATGAACAGCTGGTCGACGAGATGATCAGTGGCCTCAATGACGCCGCGCCGGTAGCATTTGGGCTTATGGACTATTGGACCTTTGATGGTTGGTTCGCCCTGAAAGCGCGGCTGGCGCAAGCCAATGCACCTGCACTCACCAAGACGGTCTTCCCGGGCATTGAACTGCGCTTGGCCGCGCCAATGGAAGGGAGACTCAATGCCCACGTGCTATTCTCAAATGAGATCAGCGACCAACATCTCCGCGATTTTCTCTCTCGGTTGAAGCTCGAGCTCATTGATCAACCTCTGTCTCGCGATGCACTCATCGAGTACGCGCGATATGCAGGCGCAGACAAATTGGCGAAACACGGCATTGAAAAAAGCAAAATTGCTTCGGACGATGGCGCGGCGTTCGTCGCTGGCTGCAAGATCGCTGAAGTGAACGTTGATTCGTATAAGAAGGCAATTCGCCTCGTGCCTGGTGGTCGAGCGGTTGGCTTTATGCCGTTTTCCACCAACGACGGACTTAATTCAGTCGACTGGACTGAGCACTACGCTTATGCGCTCGCCTTGTTCGAATCGTCCCCGATATTTGAAACAAGAAATCCCGATCTCTGGGCAGCCTTCTGCGGGGTCGAGACGACAAATAACAAGAAATGGCTCGGCAACTTTCAAGCTGCATTGAAAGGTATTCCTCGGCTCGCCGTCTCCGGCAGCGATGCTCACTGCTATCGCGGCAACGGCACGAACGATAAGCGTGGCTATGGAGAGTTTCCGTCCGGCAAGCGCACCTGGATTAAGGCTGATCCAACTTGGAGAGGATTGTTGCAGGCTCTGAAAGAGCCGGCCAAACGTTCATTCCTTGGTGAACGCCCACCGAAGCTCGAGCGGATTAATCGACACAAGACGTTCTACATAGATCGAATACGCGTGAACAAAGTTCCCGATAGCGAGCTAGCCGATATTTGGCTCGACGGAACCGAAATTCCTCTGAATTTCGACCTCATTGCAATCATCGGCAACAAGGGGAGCGGCAAGAGCGCGCTCGCTGACATCATGGCGTTACTGGGCAACTCCCAGCAGAGCGCTCACTTCTCGTTTCTGAAGCGGGATCGCTTCCGCGGAAAGGCGGGGGAGCCGGCACGCCAGTTCGTTGGCGAGCTATCCTGGCTTGCTGGCGATCCCTGCGAGATGAGTCTGGCCGACGACCCATCCGTCGAACGCGTCGAACTCGTTCGCTACATCCCCCAAGGACGGTTCGAAGCCCTATGTAATGACCATGTATCGGGAAAGACGGACGAGTTCGAGAAGGAACTCCGCGACGTCATCTTCTCGCATGTCCCGACCGACGTGCGTCTTGATGCTCTGAGCTTCGATCAGCTCATTGACAAGCAAGAGAACGTTTTTCGCGCTCGGGCGAGCGAGCTTCGCAAATCGCTGCGATCGGTCAATGAGGAGATCGTCGATATCGAAGATCAGCTTCATCCCAATATGCAGAAGAATGTCGAGGAGCAGATCCGACTTAAGCTGAAGCAGATAGAGGAGCACGCGGCGATTAAGCCGACGGTGGTCGAACAACCAGCAGCCGAACTCGACGCCGATCAGCAACAGGCTAGCGCCAGGCTTGCAGAAATCGGCGTGGCGCTGCAGCAACTTAAGGACGAGAGTAGAAAAGCGGCCGATGACAGACAAGTCAACGGTAGAAGGCAGCGATCGATCCGCAGTATCGGCGAGCGCATCGACCTCTTTCAAAAGCAGTTTGACAATTTCGTGAGCGAGATCGCTGACGATCTCGCCACTGCCGGATTGAAGGTAGATGAACTGATTACTTTGGCCGTTAGGCGCAATGTCCTGATTCTCCAGCAGCGGGCGCTAGCCACGAGTGACGAGGAGATTGGGCGAAAGATCGCAAGCGGTGTAGCAGCAGAAGCCGCGCTGGTGGGGGAACAAAAGCAGCTTTCGGAGACACTGAACGAGCCGCAGCAGAAATATCAAAAGTACACGCAAGCGCTAACGGAATGGCAAACCGCCTTGGAGGACATTGAAGGTTCGGAGACAGAGCCCGAAACTCTTAAGGGGTTGCAGCGGAGGCTCGCCCAAATAAAGGAGCTGCCGACGGTGCTCACACAAAAGCGAGCATCACGGTTGGATATTACAGCCCAGATATTTGCGGTACTGGAGGAGCAGCGCGCTGCACGGGAAAAGCTATTTGCGCCGCTGCAGCACCTGATTCAGACTAATTCTCTGGTCCGATATGAATACAAACTTCAATTCCAAGCTAAACTCCTCGGCTCTCCCGACGCGATCGCAACAAACCTATTTGGCGCGATCAAGCAGAATATTGGCGAGCTCAGAGGCGAGGACGAGAGTTTCGCTGCGGTTCGTAGCCGATTTGAGAAATATGGATTTGAGATTGCCGACGACGCGACTGGATTTGCCGAGGAGATGGCGTTCCTGTTGGCGGAGAGCGCCGATAAGGCAGCCAGCAAGGTCCCAGGCATCAGAGTCCTCATGCGAAAGGACAAGAATCCGGTAGAGGTCTACAATTATCTTTTTGGCCTTCAGTACCTTGAGCCGAAGTATACGTTGCTCTTTCAGGATACCCAGATCGAACAGCTGTCACCTGGGCAGCGCGGCGCTCTTCTATTGATCTTTTACCTTCTGGTCGACAAGGGCCGTAATCCGATTGTGCTCGATCAGCCTGAGGAGAATCTGGATAATGAGACGGTCGTAAGTCTGCTGGTGCCGGTCCTCAATGAGGCCAAGAAGTCTCGGCAGATCATTATGGTCACTCACAATCCAAATTTGGCGGTGGTTTGCGACGCCGAGCAGATCATCCACGCAACCTTCGATAGGAAAAGCGGCGCGCGTATTTGCTATCGGTCAGGCTCGATCGAAGACGGCCTGATGAACAGGGCCGTCGTCGACGTCCTTGAAGGAACGAAGATCGCATTTGATAACAGGGGACAAAAATATCATTAA
- a CDS encoding metallophosphoesterase, which produces MTSTTTVRILQIGDIHYPSATTSRPSADLKRDAFDISGEIAPEGARFQKITQTLSQYTSGYFHGIVFMGDYTTGSPNVSSQLAGLTSCLDYVQRNILSPLLGKDSRVKALFVPGNHDVDRTRCPTTPDTRSSKFEHYVNTLGALGHKNISGDTVSRVSLTVDDSEVILYGLNSCLGCGEYMSFPEKTKADLAAQLADLFKRGVSEVAENIITDFFDLTEQLDAPVIDGATLHELDLQLEKCSRRPDAVQIVVGYHSLLPQPIPRVAPFSELVNSGELRAFLSTKETPIVYLHGHIHQNPIEIVYSQERPDSCVISISAPEFSSGYNILEVEFDENGVPLGIVVIPIRQDGLGKISKPSPRKIPFRQGKHRIAAITELAREIFYKTFSANSQFHFNELCKAYSSAQAEAVERAVVELEWLGLVEIANRHRKPEQWNIRSAV; this is translated from the coding sequence GTGACAAGTACAACTACGGTCCGAATTCTGCAGATCGGCGACATTCACTATCCGAGCGCGACGACCAGCCGGCCCTCCGCCGATCTAAAGCGCGACGCATTTGATATCTCGGGCGAGATCGCTCCGGAAGGGGCGCGCTTCCAGAAGATCACGCAGACGCTCTCACAGTATACCTCGGGATACTTTCATGGCATCGTCTTCATGGGTGATTACACCACTGGCAGCCCGAACGTTTCCAGTCAGCTCGCGGGCCTCACTTCGTGTCTTGATTATGTGCAGAGGAATATTTTGAGCCCGCTTCTGGGAAAAGACTCGCGTGTCAAAGCCTTATTTGTCCCTGGAAACCATGATGTCGACCGCACGAGGTGTCCGACCACCCCAGACACAAGAAGCTCAAAATTCGAGCACTACGTTAATACACTCGGTGCGCTAGGCCACAAGAATATTTCGGGAGATACCGTCAGCCGGGTGTCTCTCACAGTCGACGATTCCGAAGTGATTCTATACGGTTTGAATAGTTGCCTCGGCTGCGGTGAGTATATGTCGTTTCCTGAGAAGACAAAGGCTGACCTGGCCGCGCAACTCGCCGACCTGTTTAAGCGCGGCGTATCGGAGGTTGCCGAGAATATCATCACCGACTTCTTCGATCTCACCGAGCAATTAGATGCGCCGGTGATTGATGGGGCCACACTTCATGAGCTTGATCTGCAGCTGGAGAAATGCTCCCGGAGACCGGATGCTGTCCAAATCGTCGTTGGCTATCACAGTCTGTTGCCGCAACCTATACCGCGCGTGGCACCATTCAGTGAACTCGTCAATTCTGGTGAGCTTCGTGCCTTTCTTTCAACTAAGGAAACTCCAATAGTCTACTTGCATGGCCACATTCATCAGAATCCGATTGAAATCGTGTACTCTCAAGAAAGGCCAGATAGCTGCGTTATATCGATATCAGCTCCCGAATTCTCTAGCGGGTACAACATCCTCGAGGTCGAATTCGACGAGAATGGTGTTCCACTCGGGATAGTTGTTATTCCAATTCGTCAAGACGGTCTCGGCAAGATCTCGAAACCATCGCCTCGGAAGATTCCTTTTCGCCAAGGCAAGCATCGCATTGCCGCCATAACCGAGCTGGCTCGGGAAATTTTTTACAAGACCTTCTCCGCGAACAGCCAGTTCCACTTCAACGAGTTATGCAAGGCATATTCAAGTGCTCAAGCTGAAGCGGTCGAACGTGCCGTGGTCGAACTGGAGTGGCTAGGCTTGGTTGAGATCGCAAACCGCCACCGGAAACCCGAACAGTGGAACATCAGGTCTGCAGTATGA
- a CDS encoding MaoC/PaaZ C-terminal domain-containing protein, with translation MPIDYPAVLNLKTDSAPYSWGDREVMLYALGIGMGSDPLNEKELQFVNETFAVPKPLKVVPTFASVCVWGARPGVIDLNRVLLVDGERDITFHKPIPVIARVTADARVRGVYDKGKGKGAIIQNEIIVRDCDGEKIVTITSSTFARGDGGFGGPSKGEGEPHQVPRRAPDRSIDIPIRADQSLIYRLSGDRNPLHSDPEFARRGGFPRPILHGMCTYGLTCRAVLQTYADYDPCAFRRHRARFSAPVFPGETITINLWKDGNSISFEGHVRERQVTVVKNGQTVLG, from the coding sequence ATGCCAATCGACTACCCAGCCGTACTCAATCTCAAAACCGATTCCGCTCCCTATTCGTGGGGCGATCGTGAGGTCATGCTTTATGCGCTTGGCATCGGCATGGGCTCAGATCCTCTAAACGAAAAGGAGCTGCAATTTGTTAACGAGACATTTGCAGTGCCCAAGCCACTGAAGGTCGTTCCGACCTTTGCTTCGGTCTGCGTTTGGGGGGCACGACCGGGAGTCATCGACCTCAACCGCGTCTTGCTTGTTGACGGTGAACGGGACATCACCTTTCACAAGCCGATCCCTGTCATAGCCAGGGTTACCGCAGATGCTCGCGTGCGCGGCGTGTACGACAAGGGCAAAGGAAAAGGTGCGATCATTCAGAACGAAATCATCGTCAGGGATTGCGATGGTGAGAAGATCGTCACGATCACTTCTTCGACCTTTGCGAGGGGCGACGGTGGCTTTGGCGGACCTTCGAAGGGGGAGGGCGAACCGCATCAGGTACCCCGCCGAGCTCCGGACAGGTCAATCGATATCCCGATCCGCGCCGACCAATCTCTGATCTATCGTCTGTCCGGTGATCGGAATCCCTTGCACAGCGATCCAGAATTCGCCCGTCGGGGTGGTTTTCCCCGGCCGATTCTCCATGGTATGTGCACCTATGGCCTGACCTGCAGGGCCGTGTTGCAGACCTATGCCGACTACGATCCCTGTGCTTTCCGCCGTCATCGCGCGCGCTTTTCGGCCCCGGTGTTCCCTGGTGAGACGATCACGATCAATCTATGGAAGGACGGCAACTCGATTTCGTTCGAAGGTCATGTTCGAGAGCGCCAAGTTACCGTCGTCAAGAACGGGCAGACGGTGTTAGGCTGA
- a CDS encoding AraC family transcriptional regulator has product MITAKTACPELHIPKTFSAALINARLTRQLYAQDLPQACEAGVLASRLRRSLEVLVTGQRSISTAEGRMTRIIQFICCNLAREGLRPLHAAKEFKCSSRTIHRTCADNGTTFRNVLTEIRLSVAAYRLSIEEECISEVAYSSGFASLAHFSRLFKARFGLAPSDYRRRSARQT; this is encoded by the coding sequence ATGATAACGGCAAAAACGGCCTGTCCGGAACTGCACATCCCCAAGACCTTTTCAGCAGCTCTCATAAATGCCCGTCTGACGCGGCAATTGTACGCTCAAGATCTGCCCCAGGCCTGTGAAGCGGGGGTGCTTGCTAGTCGCCTGCGGCGGTCGCTCGAGGTCTTGGTAACTGGACAACGGAGCATCTCAACAGCTGAGGGTCGGATGACCCGGATTATTCAGTTCATTTGCTGTAACCTTGCTAGAGAGGGACTCCGTCCTCTGCATGCAGCGAAGGAGTTCAAGTGCTCCTCGCGCACGATCCACAGAACCTGCGCTGACAATGGAACGACTTTCCGAAACGTGCTTACGGAGATCCGCCTGTCTGTTGCCGCCTATCGATTGTCCATAGAAGAGGAATGCATCTCCGAGGTCGCTTATTCATCTGGATTCGCAAGCTTGGCTCACTTCTCTCGACTGTTCAAAGCCCGCTTTGGCCTCGCCCCAAGCGACTACCGAAGGCGATCTGCAAGGCAGACGTGA
- a CDS encoding aminotransferase class I/II-fold pyridoxal phosphate-dependent enzyme has protein sequence MAHEMQQRIARFDGGHPIEHARMNAPYFDAARMGGVMAGYGRGRTGAWGDRPLDSCPQVIDFIGSSYLGLDNHPVIVAGAIEAIEAQRSLHWSWARAQLNFDLLRELEERLSEMFCARVLAFSDVMLANLAAMPILASGQLTGGRKPVLVFDSFAHNSLACQPMADKTWVKTIAHNDIDALERLCRENLVVAYVCEGVYSMGEYSPIKELRQLQERYGLFLYIDDTHGLSIFGCHGEGFARSHFPQELSERTIIAASLAKGFGASGGILMFGTADHESLFRRYSIPGVCSAAPTLAAIGAALGSCKIHRSAELGQRQARLAQRIELFDRRVATVGQGNSLPIRTIAVGSEANAIAIARGLLDGGFYTLGTFLPTVGQRKAGVWVWITAEHAARDIERLCNCILERVAETTGKPYPLR, from the coding sequence ATGGCGCATGAAATGCAACAGCGGATCGCTCGCTTCGATGGTGGTCACCCGATTGAACACGCTCGGATGAACGCGCCGTATTTTGATGCAGCTAGAATGGGCGGTGTCATGGCTGGCTATGGACGTGGACGTACGGGTGCTTGGGGCGACAGGCCGCTTGACAGTTGCCCACAGGTAATTGACTTCATAGGAAGCTCTTATCTGGGCCTCGACAATCATCCGGTGATCGTCGCTGGGGCGATCGAGGCGATCGAGGCGCAGCGGTCATTGCACTGGTCCTGGGCCCGAGCCCAACTCAATTTCGATTTGCTGCGAGAACTTGAAGAACGTCTTTCCGAAATGTTCTGCGCGCGTGTGCTCGCCTTTTCCGATGTCATGCTCGCCAATCTAGCTGCGATGCCCATCCTTGCTTCGGGCCAATTGACCGGCGGAAGGAAGCCCGTCTTAGTGTTTGATAGCTTTGCGCATAACTCCCTCGCCTGTCAGCCGATGGCAGATAAAACGTGGGTGAAAACGATCGCCCACAACGACATTGACGCTCTCGAACGCTTGTGCCGTGAAAATCTCGTGGTCGCCTATGTATGCGAGGGTGTTTATTCTATGGGAGAGTATTCGCCCATCAAGGAACTCCGTCAGCTCCAGGAACGTTATGGGCTCTTTCTCTATATTGATGATACTCACGGCTTATCGATCTTCGGATGCCATGGCGAAGGGTTCGCGCGCTCTCATTTTCCGCAAGAGCTCAGTGAACGGACGATCATAGCAGCCTCGCTCGCCAAGGGCTTCGGTGCATCGGGCGGAATATTGATGTTTGGAACCGCCGACCACGAGTCGCTGTTTCGACGTTACTCCATTCCCGGTGTCTGCTCGGCGGCACCCACTCTAGCGGCGATCGGTGCGGCGCTTGGGTCGTGCAAGATTCACCGCTCGGCAGAACTCGGGCAGCGGCAAGCGCGACTGGCGCAACGCATCGAGCTCTTTGACCGTCGTGTCGCAACCGTTGGGCAAGGCAATTCATTGCCGATCAGAACGATCGCCGTCGGATCGGAGGCCAATGCGATCGCAATCGCAAGAGGGCTTCTTGACGGCGGTTTCTATACCTTGGGGACGTTCTTACCAACGGTCGGGCAGCGGAAAGCGGGAGTTTGGGTATGGATTACAGCCGAGCACGCGGCCCGCGACATAGAGCGACTATGCAATTGCATCTTGGAAAGAGTGGCAGAAACGACCGGGAAGCCCTACCCTTTGAGGTGA
- a CDS encoding SDR family oxidoreductase, translating into MALSLSLSGRRAIVSAATSGIGRVIAETLSEAGARVEVCGMDQAKVAEIERHSPAVGAFSCNLADAAATERFFAGAVERLGGLDILINNAGIAGPIEPAEMIALEAWNRTLAINLTSHFLLARLAAPFMRKAGGGAIVNISSTAGLEGHARRSPYNASKWGVIGLTKSLAKELGPSRIRVNVICPGFVDGDRMERVIAETAAQKAVEPEEVRARLLAASSMGTPVRPDDVAAMLLFLVSDLGARMSGHVFVVDADAM; encoded by the coding sequence ATGGCTCTTTCTCTCTCTCTCTCCGGCCGACGAGCCATCGTCTCCGCGGCGACATCCGGTATCGGGCGCGTTATTGCCGAAACTCTGTCGGAAGCGGGAGCCCGGGTGGAAGTGTGCGGCATGGATCAGGCGAAGGTTGCGGAGATAGAACGACATTCTCCTGCCGTTGGCGCATTCTCTTGTAATCTTGCCGATGCGGCTGCTACCGAGCGCTTCTTCGCCGGTGCGGTCGAGCGGCTCGGCGGGCTCGACATTCTCATTAACAATGCAGGCATAGCCGGTCCCATCGAGCCCGCCGAAATGATCGCGCTCGAGGCATGGAACCGTACGCTGGCGATCAACCTGACGAGCCATTTTCTGCTCGCCCGGCTCGCGGCGCCTTTCATGCGCAAGGCGGGCGGCGGCGCGATCGTCAATATCTCGTCGACGGCAGGGCTCGAAGGCCACGCGCGGCGTTCGCCCTACAACGCGTCGAAATGGGGTGTCATCGGTCTGACCAAAAGCCTCGCGAAGGAGTTGGGCCCCTCACGAATCCGTGTCAACGTCATCTGCCCAGGCTTCGTCGACGGGGACCGTATGGAGCGCGTCATCGCCGAGACTGCGGCGCAGAAGGCAGTCGAGCCCGAGGAGGTCCGCGCCCGCTTGCTCGCCGCTTCGTCTATGGGCACGCCGGTGCGACCCGATGATGTCGCCGCCATGCTCCTCTTTCTGGTGTCGGATCTGGGTGCGCGGATGTCAGGTCACGTCTTCGTGGTGGATGCCGACGCGATGTGA
- a CDS encoding DUF3551 domain-containing protein — protein MGYLLLIVAIAVSVLVDFGSHSSAAARNRAGYALPARQDIYCLQGRAWGGYPGTCQFSTHNQCKATASGAGGYCGINPVYAFAQHRWQSR, from the coding sequence ATGGGCTACCTTCTGCTCATCGTTGCAATCGCAGTTTCCGTCCTGGTTGACTTTGGGTCGCATTCGAGCGCCGCTGCACGAAATCGAGCGGGATACGCGCTTCCGGCTCGACAGGATATTTATTGTTTGCAAGGACGTGCCTGGGGCGGATATCCGGGCACTTGCCAGTTCTCGACTCATAACCAGTGCAAGGCCACCGCGTCCGGCGCAGGTGGCTATTGCGGTATCAATCCGGTTTACGCATTCGCGCAACACCGGTGGCAATCGCGATAG
- a CDS encoding class I adenylate-forming enzyme family protein: MIATKLTKSELQERVANVLRRTEALESAYETITIGELVSRRARTHGSKTAIDVFDRGERATYSEMDRSSNKYARALQAFGVRKGDHIGVMLPNRIEFPILWFAIAKLGAVMIPINMRYTPREIEYVLSDTRAEFAVVDESAWSAFSGMDPWPQDLGKERVISVGQLSGRTATNLNQLLNGIDGSPVEEDIQPDDLLNIQYTSGTTGFPKGCMLTHDYFGVFSFQGACWDEQPYQRYLSVQPFFYIDPPIHLLNSYRQGGTLYLGPQLSSTRFLGWLKQHRIEWCQVPQLVARQAEAANEDGATCLKQTLNWGWSPDTVRQFRKRFRVGTQEAYGMTEIGFGTRMANDFDELADSGSVGICAPFRALRLMNEDGSPTRVGDVGELWVRGRGIFKGYWDKPDANAALFEGDWFKTGDLMHRDEFGFHWLVGRTKDMIRRSSENIAAREVETVIREIPEIVDVAAVPVRDVKRGEEVKIHVELSEGVTPDNQVVERILEHARAHLASFKVPRYIAFTPSLPRTATSNKVLKRELMAVSDPFAGTYDTEERRWR; this comes from the coding sequence ATGATCGCTACAAAATTGACAAAATCTGAACTGCAAGAGCGCGTCGCAAATGTGCTGCGCAGAACCGAGGCGCTGGAATCCGCATATGAGACGATCACGATCGGAGAACTGGTTTCAAGGCGGGCGAGAACGCACGGTTCAAAGACGGCAATTGACGTCTTCGACCGCGGCGAGCGCGCGACGTACTCCGAAATGGATCGATCGTCGAACAAATATGCACGTGCGCTGCAAGCATTCGGCGTACGCAAGGGTGATCACATTGGGGTGATGCTGCCCAATCGCATCGAATTTCCGATCCTATGGTTCGCGATCGCCAAGCTCGGTGCGGTGATGATCCCGATCAACATGCGCTACACACCGAGGGAGATCGAATACGTTCTGAGCGATACGCGGGCCGAGTTCGCCGTCGTCGACGAATCCGCGTGGTCAGCGTTTTCGGGGATGGACCCTTGGCCTCAAGACCTCGGCAAAGAGCGAGTAATCTCCGTTGGACAGCTCTCGGGTAGGACGGCCACTAATCTCAATCAATTGCTCAACGGTATCGACGGCTCTCCGGTAGAGGAGGATATCCAACCCGATGACCTGTTGAACATTCAATATACCTCGGGGACAACGGGCTTTCCGAAGGGATGCATGTTGACGCACGACTACTTTGGCGTGTTTTCGTTCCAGGGGGCGTGTTGGGACGAGCAGCCTTACCAGAGATATTTGTCCGTGCAGCCGTTCTTCTATATCGATCCGCCAATTCATCTTCTAAATTCGTACCGGCAGGGCGGGACACTCTACCTCGGCCCGCAACTCAGTTCGACGCGCTTCCTTGGTTGGCTCAAGCAGCACCGCATCGAGTGGTGCCAGGTTCCCCAGCTAGTAGCACGCCAAGCGGAGGCGGCCAACGAAGACGGGGCAACATGCCTGAAGCAGACCCTTAATTGGGGTTGGAGTCCTGATACGGTGCGTCAATTTCGGAAGCGGTTTCGGGTGGGTACCCAGGAGGCTTACGGGATGACGGAGATCGGCTTCGGCACACGAATGGCGAACGATTTCGACGAGCTTGCCGACTCGGGTTCGGTGGGGATTTGCGCACCTTTTCGGGCGCTGCGGCTGATGAACGAGGATGGCAGCCCCACGCGGGTTGGCGACGTCGGCGAGCTGTGGGTCAGGGGGCGCGGAATCTTCAAGGGATATTGGGACAAGCCGGACGCAAATGCCGCATTGTTTGAAGGCGACTGGTTCAAGACCGGTGATCTCATGCATCGCGATGAGTTCGGCTTTCATTGGCTGGTGGGGCGTACAAAGGACATGATCCGACGCTCAAGTGAGAACATTGCTGCACGCGAGGTGGAGACTGTCATCCGCGAAATTCCCGAGATTGTGGATGTGGCCGCTGTGCCCGTTCGCGATGTGAAGCGCGGCGAGGAGGTGAAGATTCACGTCGAATTGAGTGAAGGCGTCACGCCAGACAATCAGGTGGTTGAGCGCATTCTCGAGCATGCTCGTGCGCACCTTGCATCGTTCAAGGTGCCGCGTTACATTGCCTTTACTCCGTCGCTTCCTAGAACCGCCACCAGCAATAAAGTGCTCAAACGTGAGCTGATGGCCGTGAGCGATCCGTTTGCCGGAACCTACGACACTGAGGAGAGGCGTTGGCGCTGA